CGTGCTCGACGAGGGCGCCGGTGGTGATCTCCTCGACCTTGTCGGTGACCCAGCCGCGCTGGCCCCGGACGCGTCCGCCGCGGACGTGGAAGATCTGGACTGCGGCCTCCAGCTCGTCCTCGGCGACCGCGATCAGGTCGGCGTCGGTCGCGTCGGCGAGCACGACGGCGCTCTTCTCCATGGCCTTCTTCAGGGCCCCGATGTCGTCGCGCAGGCGGGCCGCCCGCTCGTACTCCATCTCGTCGGCCGCGTCCGTCATCTGCTTCTCCAGACGGCGGATGTAGGTGCCGGTGCGGCCGGCCATGAAGTCGCAGAACTCCTCGGCCAGGTCCCAATGTTCGTCGGCGGAGACGCGGTCGACGCAGGGCGCCGAGCACTTGCCGATGTAGCCGAGGAGGCAGGGGCGGCCGGTGCGGGTGGCGTTCTTGAAGACGCCGGCGGAGCAGGTGCGAACGGGGAAGACGCGCAGCAGGAGGTCGACGGTGTCGCGGATCGCCCACGCGTGTCCGTAGGGCCCGAAGTACCTGACGCCCTTGCGTTTCTGGCCACGCATCACCTGCACGCGTGGGAAGTCCTCGTTCATCGTCACCGCGAGGTACGGGTAGCTCTTGTCGTCGCGGTACTTGACGTTGAACCGGGGGTCGTACTCCTTGATCCAGGAGTACTCCAGCTGGAGTGCCTCGACCTCCGTGGACACCACGGTCCACTCCACGGACGCGGCCGTCGTCACCATGGTGCGGGTGCGGGGGTGCAGGCCCGCCAGGTCCTGGAAGTAGTTCGCCAGGCGCTGGCGCAGGCTTTTCGCCTTTCCGACGTAGATCACCCGGCGGTGCTCGTCGCGGAACCTGTACACCCCGGGAGAGTCCGGGATCTCCCCTGGTTTGGGGCGGTAGCTGGAGGGATCGGCCATGTCTCCCACCCTACTGGCGAGGGCTGACACTCCGACGAGCCTGTGGAGGACGGCTAGCGGGACTCCAGGAACGTCAGCACGGCCAGGACGCGACGGTGGTCGTCGGTGTCCTCCGTGAGGGCGAGCTTGCCCAGGATGCTGCGGACGTGTTTCTCGACGGTGCCCTCGGTGACCCACAGGCGGCGGCCGATGCCGGCGTTGGAGCGGCCCTCCGCCATCAGGGCGAGGACCTCGCGCTCGCGGGAGCTGAGATGGGCGAGTGGGTCGTCGCGGCGCTGGGCGGCGAACAGTTCCTGTACCAGGGACGGGTCGACGACCGAGCCGCCCCGCTGGATGCGCTCCAGTGCCTCGGTGAACTCCTCGACGACGGTGACCCGGCTCTTGAGGAGATAGCCGACCTTGTGGCCGCTCACCAGTAGTTCCAGGGCGTCCTCGACCTCGACGAACGCCGACAGGACGAGAATGCCGGTGTCGGGATGGCGTTCCCGGATCGTGCGGGCCGCCTTGAGGCCCTCCGTCGAGTGGTCCGGGGGCATCCGGATGTCGACGATCGCCAGTTCGGGGCGTTCCTCGTCGACCAGTTCCAGGAGCCGGGCCGCGTCGCCGGCCTGGCCCGCGACCTGGTACCCGAGGCGCTCGCACAGGCTGGCCAGGCCCTCCCTGAGCAGGATGTCGTCATCGGCGAGGACCACCCGTCCCCGTGCCGGCCGCTGCGATACGTCGTCCATGGCCCCGGTCCCCCCTGCCCGGCCTCCGCGGTGCGCCGTCCGCGGTCCGAGCCGCCCCGGCCCGCCCGCTGCCTGCGCCCCAACAGCCTGCCCCACCCGTGGGGTTACGGCTAGCCGTAAGCGGAATTGGAGGCCTGCCGTGACGACATGCGGGCGTGTCCGGGGGATTCTCGAACCAGTGCAGATGCAGTCCGGCCGGCCGTCCCGGGCGAGGGACGGCGGGTCGTACGGCCGAAGGGTGCGGAAGATGCGGCGGACACGGATCGAGAAGCAGCGGCGACCGGTCCGTGTCCGCCGACACCCGGACGAGGCGTACGGCGCGCTCGGCGACCTGGACCCCAGGGATCCCGACATCGTGCGCGCCAAGCGCCTGCTGACCGCACAGGCCGGCAAAACCCACCGCAGCTAGGGCCTGTCGTCACACTCGCGTGGTCCGCCCGACGAGCGGGCCTCGCGGCGGCAGGTGCGTGCTCTCGGCGTGCCGGGCGGGCCCTCGTACGTGGTTGTAC
This is a stretch of genomic DNA from Streptomyces sp. NBC_00285. It encodes these proteins:
- a CDS encoding response regulator transcription factor, which encodes MDDVSQRPARGRVVLADDDILLREGLASLCERLGYQVAGQAGDAARLLELVDEERPELAIVDIRMPPDHSTEGLKAARTIRERHPDTGILVLSAFVEVEDALELLVSGHKVGYLLKSRVTVVEEFTEALERIQRGGSVVDPSLVQELFAAQRRDDPLAHLSSREREVLALMAEGRSNAGIGRRLWVTEGTVEKHVRSILGKLALTEDTDDHRRVLAVLTFLESR